ATAAGTGCTAAAACCCAAACATAAAACATAAAggtaaattatatttttaaaaaccaaaaataacagtaaaaacagATGAGTGACTGCTCGTAGTAACTGTTCTTCAGgctttgaaacaaaatgcaGCAAGTACAAAGGAAAATGTCTTCCTCCCCCCAAACTAAAAACTTCCCAGGCAGCTTCATTGGTAGAGGGTCTCCTGCGTGTAGCGTCCCTTggtctcctcctgccctgcctagCACACAGCTCCACAGTGACCGTGGCCCAGTTGTaatgctttccctttgcttctTAGAGGAGTGTTTGTGAACATTTCTGGCTCAGGGAAAACGGGCAGAGGGCTTGGAAAGGGTGGAGGCAGGAAACCGCAGGAATAAACACCTGTAGCCGCTGTATGAGAGCTCCGATAGCAAAAGCTGAAGTGCAGTGACCAGGCAGCAGGCCTGGCAGCATCACACATTTGGAACCGGAGTAAATCTTGGAAGCCTGAGGCCTGGGAAACAGCTACAGAGGGATTTCATGTGGGTGGTAGGGTCGATTAGGCAAGAAGCAGGGCCTGACACCTGGAAAACTTGCATTGTAGCCATATTGGAAGTAATGAAGCCAAAGGAGCTTCCCTGGCTTTCCTGTCGTCTGTTTGAGCACAGCCTTTACAGAACTTTAAGTTGTAGCAACAGATGTACTAGTATTTCTAATAGATCTTGATGCACATTTTGTTTCAGGCTAATATTTTTTGGAGGCTATGGTTATTTTCCTGAAGGGAAACAACGGGGAACTTTTGAATTCGATGAAACCTCTTTTTGGGTAAGTAAACCTGGAAGTAATTTCTATTTAAACTTTAATATTTGATTAGTGCTTATTAAAAATTGTtgcttatttaatatttttaaagaattcagGTCTTCCTAGAGGGTGGAATGACCACGTGCATGTTCTGGACACTGAAACTTTTACTTGGAGCCAGCCTATAACTACGGTAATTATTAGTCTTATGTCAGTTATTTTAAGTTACGGCTCTTAAGAAGTATGGGCGCTGTGTGCCGTATCTCTTGTAGCATCCTATGAAAATAAGCATGATTCTGCTAGGCCTGGGTTCACTGCTTTAATTTGTGTCAAGTTAGAAGAGGGCGCTGATAAAACGGCCTCCCTGCGTAGCTGTGCGGGGTTAGTAGTGGGTGGTCCCAGCAGCAGTGGCTTTGGGCCGCAGATGTTCCGAGTGCCTGGCCGGGTGCTCGGTTAACTTGCTGTGTGAAGCTGTCTTAACCTGTTGTATCTCATGGGGGGGGTCCTATCTCTAGTCTGTATCTCCCTGGCGTTATTTTAGAAGATGTGGTTAACTGTTTGCAAGTAAGAAGCACGAAAATTCACCCAAAATACATGTTTCTACTTTCCTGCTCCACCTGCAGCCTTGTTTACATGTCACCAGTCTTTAACTGCCAGGTGTTCAGTTGTCAGGTGCTCTGGCGTCCTGCCTTTTTCGGGATATAAACCAGTCCCTAAATGCCAGGAGTTAGGAAAGATGGAAGAGCTCTCTGAAGTACCGAGTGCTAGCTAGCAGGAGGACGTGAGAAATGCCCTGCAGGGCCACGAGACTGGGACTCCACAGGTGGACCGTGTGGAGCTGatcttgttttctctgtggGATGAATCCCAGGCTGATGATTGAGTGCTGCTCACTCCGGCTGTAGCTGGCGGGAAGCACCCCGTCTGCAGCACTGCTGGTTTCTGCTGTTCTGGCTTCCCTCCTGGGACACGCAGTCTTTCAGATCCAACCAGGGGAGGAAACCTGGCCAGGAGCTAAAGCTTAGGACTGTGTGATCAGGGCACTCTCCCTTTCTCACGCTTCCTGAGCGAGCTGTCGTAATTCCCTGTATCTTGCTCTCTTGCCAGTGAAGTGGGACTGTTAATTTCTCTCCTATATACAGACTCCATGAGGTGTCATGAGCTTGTGTTTGCAGTCTTACCTACAACATGCTTGTAGGGGAAGGACTGTTAAGAGAGGTGTTTGAAACACTGTTGGTAGAACTAGCTTTGGAAACATTCCCCCAAAGTAAAAAATTACCTGCTGCCTATTCAGTAGCATTCTCTAGGCCatttaaactgaatttaaacCATTCATTTACCTAGgtcctctctcctctccaaaaatgagaaacttgccttttattttcatctgtctttctctctccatcttttttCCCGTTGACTTGCTTTCTTTCATGCTTCAGTGGCATTGTGCTCATGGGgagctcaggaaaacaaaatgtatgGTTTCCTGTCATCCTCACTGTTACGTGATGGTTTGGTACATTTCACTTGGGCGCTGGATTGTggtcaaaacaaaacaaaacgcTCCGTAATTGCAAATAAACATCATTTGAAACATCCCAGAAGTATTCAGGAACAGGCAAATGGAATGGTATTGCCACAGAATGGGAGGAAATGAAATTTGAGATCAGTAGCTCCTTATTCAGATTGCCAAAGCATTGCTTTGACTTACTACATAGAGATCCAAATATTTCCGAGATAACTcaagaaaaataccatttaacAGTTCATTATGTCATTGTCTCATTTTCAGTCTGCGGTGTTCTGTGACTGTCTGAACCCCcttataaaagcaaaatttatatCTTGACacttacagaggaaaaaaagccaaccaatttttaatgagttttctGATCTTCCATCCAtcaaaaaaagcaagtttctgCACACAGAATGACTTGCTGGATGTTTTTTCACTCTCTGTTCCTTGTTGGCGTTAAATCTGACTTTAGTTCAGCCTTTCATCTCCTCGGGTGACTGATTTGTGGAACTGTGAGACCTTGCTTGCCTTGAGTGCGATGTGCAGGTGAGCTCTCCTGGGCGGCCTGAGAGGAGCCCGGCCCCTGCCCCACCGCCGTTGCCCCACGCCTCCCAGGGTGCCTGGTGTGGCCGTAGCCGTGCTGCTTCGTGTGTGTGATGGGCATCTTCAGCCCAGCTCCTCTTCGCTTGATCTGCTGCAGGTTTCTGGTGAAATGGCGTTTTCTTTGTTAATGTATCGAATAAACTTACCTTCTTCTTTCACGTTTTCTTTTCCCAGGGTAAAACTCCATCACCACGAGCAGCTCACGCCTGTGCTACAGTTGGGAACAGAGGCTACGTGTTTGGTGGCAGATACAGAGTAAGCCCCAGCCCAGTTTAATGATGTGTTACCAAAACCTAAACGGAGAGTTCCAACTGTGGTCTGCTTTGTTGTAGGAGTCCAGAATGAACGATCTTTACTATCTGAATCTGGATACGTGGGAGTGGAATGAAATGTAGGTACTAAAGCTTGAGTTCCTTTGTTTGTAAACCAATAGGAAGATGCCATTTTTAGTCACTTCTAATCATTCTAGTGAAATTTGGTAAACTCCAGCAAGTAAGTAAACTCAAGTAGAACTGATCCTCCTGATCAGTTGCTGACTCTTGCTGTCAGGCTTTTTGAAGTATTGATATGAGTAAAATTCTTCTACTGTGTCGAAAGAAATTAAACTTGCTGTTGGGTCATGAGCTGTGTGCATTATGAAGCTGCGTCCttcaaatatctgaaaaataatcaaaaaagaGCAGCAGTATTTTATTGTAGTGCACGTGTAATTTATGGtgtattttattgaaatacaGAATCACGCAAGGCATTTGCCCAGTTGGCCGATCGTGGCATTCTTTAACGCCAATTTCCTCAGATCACCTCTTTCTCTTTGGAGGATTCACCACTGACAAGCAGCCATTAAGTAAGTCATTCCAAAAGGATTTTGTGTTGTCTTTGTGTTCTGAAACAGTTGTGCACAGGACCTTGAATTACTGCCTAGTCACCTTAAGTTCTTTCTAAATTCCTTCCATGCACTTATGATGCGACTCCTTATGGTCAACAGCTAATTTCACAGAGTAGGAGTCACTCAGTGTGTTGAGACACtattatttacagaaattaatCTGCTCTAAAAATGTATCTAATGCAAATTGCAATTAGTAAGAGCTTTACACTTCTCCATCTTTCCCGTCTGACTTCGCTCCCATAAACCATTATTAAACGCCGGTTTTCAAATAGACTGCCCAAAGTTTCATAGAGTTTCTCCTAAAAAAACTTGTTTAAGAACAAAAATGGACCGTGTTACACCAGAGTACATGTGTATTGCAGCAAACATGAAAGAACTAACAAGAGTACTATTTGTATTtggggttttgcttgttttcaggTGATGCCTGGATTTATTGTATCAGCAAGAATGAGTGGATACAGTTTGAGCATAACTATTCTGAAAAACCAAGGTATGGTAGACACTTTCCTGGAATTAAAGAGTGAGGAAGCTTTTCATGTTGGCTGTCGGAGAAAGGACACGCGTTCCTCTTTACAGCACTCCTTTTTCTTAACAGTACAATACTAATGCCAGCTCCTACCCCAAAAACGCAGGTGTATTGAATGTACGCACAAAATCCAAGATGAATACCACTGTACGACCGGTGCTGGAGGTAGCACATAGTTCAGTGTTTGTGAAACAGCAGGAAAGACAGGGATTTAGGGTTTGCTCTCCTGGCTGCAGAGGTGTCTGAGCTGTGAGTGCCAGCACAAGAGTGCCAGCGCAAGAGCTAACTGGAACCTGCGTGTTCTTGCTCTGCCAGCAAACTGGACACAGGCAGGTGTCACTGTTTTGAGCAGCCTTGCTGGTGGCTAATCCTGTGCACACCCAGGATATTTTTGTCTTCCTGCTGAGTAAATTAGAGATGATGACCTGCAATTTAAAAGCATCAAAACTACTGTGATGCACGTATATGGCATTGAAAACATTCGTGTCACGTCAGTTACTGTGATCCATCTTGTTTGGGGAAGTGTTCCAATCCGAGGTTAAATGAGTCAAAGCAGCGATGCTTCCTGGCCTGCCCCCTTTGGCCTTGctcatgctgctgctggggatgaGGAGGGGTCTGTTATCCTGGGGCAGTAACAAGGCTGAGCTGCTGCCCCCCACCCGCTTTTCCCCACTTTGGAGCAGCGGGACGGGGCCGTGGTGTTGCTGAAGGCACGTGTGAGGTCAGTTGTTTCCCCAGGTCCTGGAGAACAATACAAAATCTGACTCTGTTTGTTCAGTCTTTTGACTCAAGCGGGACCTGAAAATAAAGTTTGTGCAAGCAGATCATTACAGCCGTCTGCCAGAAGCAACAGGGCTGTGGGTTTCACACATGCCTGCACTTGCAGGCAGCGTGCTGCTGAGTCccgcagctctgcagccctgcgcTAACCAGGACACCTTACACAGCTGGCAGTTTGCTGACCAGTTTTCTTTCTCGGAACATAAACTCCCATTGAATTAGTCATGTCTGCAGCGTACTGGTGGAAGGGCAAACTTGCATGTGTTAACTGTAAATACAAATCCCAAAGGTGCCGTATTgggtggggtgttttttggtttaatGCTGTGCTGACTTCTGTTTCTAGGCTGTGGCATACCGCTTGTGCAAGCGAAGAGGGAGAGGTGATCGTCTTTGGGGGCTGTGCCAACAACTTACTTGCCCATTCGAAAGCTGTAAGTTTATTTTGAGCTTTCCCTTCCTGTGCAGCCCGGCCCTTCCTGCAGGAGCCGTGCTGTCTTACACTCTAGCGAGTGTGAAATGCTTGTAGTTGGCAGCACGATCTCGTGAGGACTGACTAAGGTGCATAAACAAAGCTTGAAGGGGAAATGTTTTGCTCCTTTTCTGGAAACCAGGTcattattatttaaacaaactATGACTCGCTTTCCCTCACACATGTGTTTCACTTGGAGGCTGTTCTTGCCTCCCAACTGCTTCTTTAGCTTTGCCCTGTGCTTCTCATGGGGGTGTTTTCAGGGAGCCCCTCCAAAAGCAATTGCTTCGCTGTGATGCTTGCAGGGAGGCCTGGTGAGAACAGGCTGATCGGAGAGGGGCTCTTCAGCCAGGACAGGGCTGTCCTAAGGTCTGTAAAAACAGGAGTTGGCTGGAAAGGGAGACCGGGAACAAACGCCTTCTGGGGCAAGAACCAGTGGGCGTCAGCTGGAACGGGCGAGTGGCAAACAAGCGTGGTGCAACAGTTCTTTATGCgccagcagctcagctctggcAGATAATATGTTTATGTGCACTCAAGGAGCAGGCATAAGCAtctaaaaaaaaggaaaaacatttgacTGCTGAGCCTGATACAGTCCCCGTGTCTAAAGTCCCTCAGCACCAATCCCTGAAGACTTGGAAGCTCTGCCCACAGGTGGTGTTCCTGTTCTCTCCCCCTGAGCACGGGTGGGCTAGCAGGGCCCTCCCATATACCAGCTGTAGCTTCCAGCCCTCCCGGGCTCCACCCAGCCCGGTCCTGCTCTGCCAGCAACAGGAGGTGCTGCACAGGGAGAGCACATGAGCCTGGCGGCTCGGTGCACCCGTTCCCCTCCAGCTGTTTGTATGAAGTGGCATTAGATCTGGTTTGTGGTTGAGCTGTAGTTCCCCGAGTGCCCATACCTTCCCGTGGTGTAGGATTTGGTGAGCAATTCTGCATTCAGCTTGTCTGCTCCCTTTGTGATTTACGTGAAGTCTGGTCTACTCCCCAGAGCCATGCTGCTTGCCTTCCATTCCAGGGTCTGTTTGTGTGAGCCTTGGCTGGTTTGGCTCCTGCTGTAATAATGTGAATCCACATAACCAAactgcttctctctctgtctctccctccccacccccaggcTCACAGTAATGAAATACTTGTGTTTTCTCTACAACCAAGATCTCTTGTCAGGTAAGAAAGCCAGACTTCAACATTAAATTGTTGTGGCTCCATCTAAGTAAGTCAGGTAGCGCAGGGTTACCGCCAGACCTGTTTCTTACGTTCCTAAAATACTTGAAAACTTCCCCTAAAGAATGCTGAAAGAACAGCAGTCAATTATGAGAGGATAGAGCAAGATTGGTTTCAGAAGCACGCATTGGGCACTGACGATGGGAACAGCCCTCACTCAATAGCTGTAAAGAATGAGCTCCCCTTGCAGCCCTTGTTCATGCTAACACCAGCCACGTTTCCCTCTCCCCAAGGCTGTGCCTCGAAGCGGTCATTTGCTTCAAGGAGATGCTGGCCAGTTCCTGGAATTGCCTCCCCAAGCACTTGCTGCACAGCGTCAATCAGCGGTTTGGAAGCAACAACACCTCGGGCTCCTGAGCCCTCTGCAGCCATCGCTGACCAAGCTGTGCGTGGATGAGCAGCTCTAAGAAGATGTAATAATCCTACCCAGTGTGGCAAACATGAAACTTGTATAGGTTAAATATCCGTATCGTTGTAGGTAGTAGCTTCTTTGCCTTTACGTTGCATGTGAATGGCCTAGAGAGAACCTATTTTTGTGTAAAGATGTTTgcaataaatgtatttaatgcAAGTGGAGATGTAGCCTGTGCTTAAGCTAAAACTAGTTCTGGGTTTGTCCACCTTGAAGTACGTGTGAGGGCCAGCCCCAAGCGAGGAGATGGGGTGTGCGTGTGTGGAAAGACTTGTTACGGAGTCCCTAGTCGAGGACGTGAGGACTTTAGTGGTTGTGTGGGAAATACTGAGGCACACACCATGACTACTGAAGAGGAGTGTTGCTTTAGTCTAGGCTGAAGATTGCTGTGACAGGTGAGCAGTCCTGTTTTAGTCTACAGCATTAGGAAACCATCTGCTTAACATTTCGCCACAAATGCTTAAGGTCAGAGAAAGGGGATTTGGAAATTCTATGTTGTCAGAGTTGATAAACTGTCGTAAACCTTCAGATGTTAAAGCACCACTACTCTCTGCTTGTTtgtagtttggttttttggaaCTCTTTATGTTGTGGAACTTCAATTGTGAACCTTAGGTAGCAGATATTCTGCCCTGAGAAGTGTAAGTGAAAGTGCTTGAGCCTGTTAGCAGCCGTGTCAGTAACCTGTGGAGCTCACCTACAGCTGGAACAGCCTGCAGGACTTCAGCTTGGTGGAAGTACGCCAGTCAGTGCCCGCCGTCGCTGACTCAGCGCCATCgtcagcagccccagcaggtGACACTGGGGACAAGGAAgaggctgtgctgctgtggggaaggggtgaAACCATGTTTAAGctgtcctcaaaaaaaaaaaaaattaaaaaccttgACTTCTAGAACAAAGTAGTTCCTGTATTGTAATTCCTGCGCCGGTTTCTTTTGTAACCTTTAGCTATGGCTTGAGTAAGGGCTCGGGGTGGTGAGCGTCAGAGCCAAGCTGGGGTTTCACATCTCTCCCGGGGGTGTGCTCTGACCCTCAAGCCCCAACTCTTCCTCCCTGCATGTTCCTCACCTCCGCAGGGGTAGTAATTACACAGCACAGTTCGGCTGTGCTGGTGGGAGCAGGTGCTCTGGAAGGCTAGAGCTGGAGCT
The Gavia stellata isolate bGavSte3 chromosome 7, bGavSte3.hap2, whole genome shotgun sequence genome window above contains:
- the KLHDC2 gene encoding kelch domain-containing protein 2 translates to MADDNEDLQADEELPAPAEDSFEQLENDSPAERSGHVAVTDGRCMYVWGGYKNAQVRGFYDFYLPRDEIWIYNMETGRWKKSKTEGDVPPSMSGSCAVCVDRVVYLFGGHHARGNTNKFYMLNSRSTDKVLQWVRVECQGIPPSSKDKLGVWVYKNKLIFFGGYGYFPEGKQRGTFEFDETSFWNSGLPRGWNDHVHVLDTETFTWSQPITTGKTPSPRAAHACATVGNRGYVFGGRYRESRMNDLYYLNLDTWEWNEIITQGICPVGRSWHSLTPISSDHLFLFGGFTTDKQPLSDAWIYCISKNEWIQFEHNYSEKPRLWHTACASEEGEVIVFGGCANNLLAHSKAAHSNEILVFSLQPRSLVRLCLEAVICFKEMLASSWNCLPKHLLHSVNQRFGSNNTSGS